The following are encoded together in the Prionailurus viverrinus isolate Anna chromosome B3, UM_Priviv_1.0, whole genome shotgun sequence genome:
- the BBS4 gene encoding Bardet-Biedl syndrome 4 protein isoform X1, with protein sequence MAEERLATRTQFPASAESQKPRLKKAQEFPILEKQNWLIHLHYIRKDYEACKAVIKEQLQETQGLCEYAIYVQALIFRLEGNIQESLELFQTCAVLSPQCADNLKQVARSLFLLGKHKAAIEVYNEAAKLNQTDWEICHNLGVCYIYLKQFKKAQEQLHNALHLNRHDLTYIMLGKIHLLEGDLDKAIEIYKKAVEFSPENTELLTTLGLLYLQLGIYQKAFEHLGNALTYDPTNYKAILAAGSMMQTHGDFDVALTKYRVVACAVPESPPLWNNIGMCFFGKKKYVAAISCLKRANYLAPFDWKILYNLGLVHLTMQQYASAFHFLSAAINFQPKMGELYMLLAVALTNLEDPENAKRAYEEAVRLDKCNPLVNLNYAVLLYNQGEKQGALAQYQEMEKKVHLLQDSSSLEFDAEMVDMAQKLGAALQVGEALVWTKPVKDTKSKHRTTSTSKAASLQQPLGSNQALGQAMSSAAAYGKLPSGAGGTSHLTKPPSLPLEPQPTVEAHPNEASAQIREK encoded by the exons CTCAAGAGTTTCCTATTTTGGAGAAGCAGAACTGGTTGATACATCTTCACTATATACGGAAGGATTATGAAGCGTGCAAG gcTGTTATCAAAGAGCAGCTTCAGGAGACTCAGGGGTTATGTGAATATGCTATCTATGTCCAAG CATTAATATTTCGCCTGGAAGGAAATATCCAAGAATCCCTAGAACTCTTTCAGACGTGTGCTGTTCTCAGCCCTCAGTGTGCTGATAACCTCAAGCAGGTGGCCAGATCTTT ATTTCTTTTGGGAAAACATAAAGCTGCCATTGAAGTATATAATGAAGCAGCTAAACTTAACCAGACAGATTGG GAGATCTGTCATAACCTAGGAGTTTGCTACATTTATCTGAAACAGTTCAAAAAG GCACAAGAGCAGCTGCACAATGCCCTACATCTTAACAGGCATGATTTGACTTACATAATGCTGGGGAAGATCCACCTGCTGGAGGGAGACTTGGACAAGGCCATTGAAATCTACAAGAAAGCAGTGGA GTTCTCACCAGAGAATACAGAACTTCTTACGACTTTGGGATTACTCTACTTACAG CTCGGCATTTACCAGAAGGCATTCGAACATCTTGGAAATGCACTGACCTATGACCCTACCAACTACAAG GCCATTTTGGCAGCAGGCAGCATGATGCAGACCCACGGGGACTTTGATGTTGCCCTCACCAAGTACAGAGTTGTAGCTTGTGCCGTTCCAGAAAGTCCTCCACTCTGGAACAACATCGGAATGTGTTTCTTTGGCAAGAAGAAATATGTGGCA GCTATCAGCTGCCTGAAACGAGCCAACTACTTGGCACCCTTTGATTGGAAGATTCTGTATAACTTGGGCCTTGTCCACTTGACAATGCAGCAGTATGCGTCAGCTTTCCATTTCCTCAGCGCGGCCATCAACTTCCAGCCAAAGATGGGGGAGCTCTACATGCTTTTGGCTG TGGCTCTGACCAATCTGGAAGACCCAGAGAACGCCAAGAGAGCCTACGAGGAAGCCGTCCGCCTGGATAA GTGTAACCCGTTAGTAAACCTCAACTATGCTGTGCTGCTGTACAACCAGGGCGAGAAGCAGGGTGCCCTGGCTCAGTATCAGGAGATGGAGAAGAAGGTCCACCTGCTGCAGGACAGCAGCTCTCTGGAATTTGACGCCGAG ATGGTGGACATGGCCCAGAAGCTGGGAGCTGCCCTCCAGGTCGGGGAGGCACTGGTCTGGACGAAACCAGTTAAAGACACCAAGTCAAAGCACCGGACCACTTCAACTAGCAAAGCTGCCAGTCTCCAGCAGCCTCTGGGCTCTAATCAAGCCCTAGGACAGGCAATGTCTTCAGCAGCTGCATACGGGAAGCTCCCCTCAG GTGCTGGAGGAACATCCCATCTCACAAAGCCACCATCTCTGCCTCTGGAGCCACAGCCCACTGTGGAAGCACATCCAAATGAAGCATCTgcacaaataagagaaaaatag
- the BBS4 gene encoding Bardet-Biedl syndrome 4 protein isoform X2, with the protein MIWDTRNSTYTFTAQEFPILEKQNWLIHLHYIRKDYEACKAVIKEQLQETQGLCEYAIYVQALIFRLEGNIQESLELFQTCAVLSPQCADNLKQVARSLFLLGKHKAAIEVYNEAAKLNQTDWEICHNLGVCYIYLKQFKKAQEQLHNALHLNRHDLTYIMLGKIHLLEGDLDKAIEIYKKAVEFSPENTELLTTLGLLYLQLGIYQKAFEHLGNALTYDPTNYKAILAAGSMMQTHGDFDVALTKYRVVACAVPESPPLWNNIGMCFFGKKKYVAAISCLKRANYLAPFDWKILYNLGLVHLTMQQYASAFHFLSAAINFQPKMGELYMLLAVALTNLEDPENAKRAYEEAVRLDKCNPLVNLNYAVLLYNQGEKQGALAQYQEMEKKVHLLQDSSSLEFDAEMVDMAQKLGAALQVGEALVWTKPVKDTKSKHRTTSTSKAASLQQPLGSNQALGQAMSSAAAYGKLPSGAGGTSHLTKPPSLPLEPQPTVEAHPNEASAQIREK; encoded by the exons CTCAAGAGTTTCCTATTTTGGAGAAGCAGAACTGGTTGATACATCTTCACTATATACGGAAGGATTATGAAGCGTGCAAG gcTGTTATCAAAGAGCAGCTTCAGGAGACTCAGGGGTTATGTGAATATGCTATCTATGTCCAAG CATTAATATTTCGCCTGGAAGGAAATATCCAAGAATCCCTAGAACTCTTTCAGACGTGTGCTGTTCTCAGCCCTCAGTGTGCTGATAACCTCAAGCAGGTGGCCAGATCTTT ATTTCTTTTGGGAAAACATAAAGCTGCCATTGAAGTATATAATGAAGCAGCTAAACTTAACCAGACAGATTGG GAGATCTGTCATAACCTAGGAGTTTGCTACATTTATCTGAAACAGTTCAAAAAG GCACAAGAGCAGCTGCACAATGCCCTACATCTTAACAGGCATGATTTGACTTACATAATGCTGGGGAAGATCCACCTGCTGGAGGGAGACTTGGACAAGGCCATTGAAATCTACAAGAAAGCAGTGGA GTTCTCACCAGAGAATACAGAACTTCTTACGACTTTGGGATTACTCTACTTACAG CTCGGCATTTACCAGAAGGCATTCGAACATCTTGGAAATGCACTGACCTATGACCCTACCAACTACAAG GCCATTTTGGCAGCAGGCAGCATGATGCAGACCCACGGGGACTTTGATGTTGCCCTCACCAAGTACAGAGTTGTAGCTTGTGCCGTTCCAGAAAGTCCTCCACTCTGGAACAACATCGGAATGTGTTTCTTTGGCAAGAAGAAATATGTGGCA GCTATCAGCTGCCTGAAACGAGCCAACTACTTGGCACCCTTTGATTGGAAGATTCTGTATAACTTGGGCCTTGTCCACTTGACAATGCAGCAGTATGCGTCAGCTTTCCATTTCCTCAGCGCGGCCATCAACTTCCAGCCAAAGATGGGGGAGCTCTACATGCTTTTGGCTG TGGCTCTGACCAATCTGGAAGACCCAGAGAACGCCAAGAGAGCCTACGAGGAAGCCGTCCGCCTGGATAA GTGTAACCCGTTAGTAAACCTCAACTATGCTGTGCTGCTGTACAACCAGGGCGAGAAGCAGGGTGCCCTGGCTCAGTATCAGGAGATGGAGAAGAAGGTCCACCTGCTGCAGGACAGCAGCTCTCTGGAATTTGACGCCGAG ATGGTGGACATGGCCCAGAAGCTGGGAGCTGCCCTCCAGGTCGGGGAGGCACTGGTCTGGACGAAACCAGTTAAAGACACCAAGTCAAAGCACCGGACCACTTCAACTAGCAAAGCTGCCAGTCTCCAGCAGCCTCTGGGCTCTAATCAAGCCCTAGGACAGGCAATGTCTTCAGCAGCTGCATACGGGAAGCTCCCCTCAG GTGCTGGAGGAACATCCCATCTCACAAAGCCACCATCTCTGCCTCTGGAGCCACAGCCCACTGTGGAAGCACATCCAAATGAAGCATCTgcacaaataagagaaaaatag
- the BBS4 gene encoding Bardet-Biedl syndrome 4 protein isoform X3: MLGKIHLLEGDLDKAIEIYKKAVEFSPENTELLTTLGLLYLQLGIYQKAFEHLGNALTYDPTNYKAILAAGSMMQTHGDFDVALTKYRVVACAVPESPPLWNNIGMCFFGKKKYVAAISCLKRANYLAPFDWKILYNLGLVHLTMQQYASAFHFLSAAINFQPKMGELYMLLAVALTNLEDPENAKRAYEEAVRLDKCNPLVNLNYAVLLYNQGEKQGALAQYQEMEKKVHLLQDSSSLEFDAEMVDMAQKLGAALQVGEALVWTKPVKDTKSKHRTTSTSKAASLQQPLGSNQALGQAMSSAAAYGKLPSGAGGTSHLTKPPSLPLEPQPTVEAHPNEASAQIREK; the protein is encoded by the exons ATGCTGGGGAAGATCCACCTGCTGGAGGGAGACTTGGACAAGGCCATTGAAATCTACAAGAAAGCAGTGGA GTTCTCACCAGAGAATACAGAACTTCTTACGACTTTGGGATTACTCTACTTACAG CTCGGCATTTACCAGAAGGCATTCGAACATCTTGGAAATGCACTGACCTATGACCCTACCAACTACAAG GCCATTTTGGCAGCAGGCAGCATGATGCAGACCCACGGGGACTTTGATGTTGCCCTCACCAAGTACAGAGTTGTAGCTTGTGCCGTTCCAGAAAGTCCTCCACTCTGGAACAACATCGGAATGTGTTTCTTTGGCAAGAAGAAATATGTGGCA GCTATCAGCTGCCTGAAACGAGCCAACTACTTGGCACCCTTTGATTGGAAGATTCTGTATAACTTGGGCCTTGTCCACTTGACAATGCAGCAGTATGCGTCAGCTTTCCATTTCCTCAGCGCGGCCATCAACTTCCAGCCAAAGATGGGGGAGCTCTACATGCTTTTGGCTG TGGCTCTGACCAATCTGGAAGACCCAGAGAACGCCAAGAGAGCCTACGAGGAAGCCGTCCGCCTGGATAA GTGTAACCCGTTAGTAAACCTCAACTATGCTGTGCTGCTGTACAACCAGGGCGAGAAGCAGGGTGCCCTGGCTCAGTATCAGGAGATGGAGAAGAAGGTCCACCTGCTGCAGGACAGCAGCTCTCTGGAATTTGACGCCGAG ATGGTGGACATGGCCCAGAAGCTGGGAGCTGCCCTCCAGGTCGGGGAGGCACTGGTCTGGACGAAACCAGTTAAAGACACCAAGTCAAAGCACCGGACCACTTCAACTAGCAAAGCTGCCAGTCTCCAGCAGCCTCTGGGCTCTAATCAAGCCCTAGGACAGGCAATGTCTTCAGCAGCTGCATACGGGAAGCTCCCCTCAG GTGCTGGAGGAACATCCCATCTCACAAAGCCACCATCTCTGCCTCTGGAGCCACAGCCCACTGTGGAAGCACATCCAAATGAAGCATCTgcacaaataagagaaaaatag